A part of Drosophila bipectinata strain 14024-0381.07 chromosome 3L, DbipHiC1v2, whole genome shotgun sequence genomic DNA contains:
- the nol gene encoding platelet glycoprotein Ib alpha chain, whose translation MRFQLAYFLGFLALVATILAQTSTPPDPTTPPASPTTPTDPTTPPTSPTTPPTTPTTPPTTPPASTDPTSSTPASSTASTTAAPSSGGTKKKHVFRSRCRRNRPGRKTISHRRGSRGRRSSRN comes from the coding sequence ATGCGATTCCAACTGGCTTACTTCCTTGGCTTCCTGGCCCTTGTTGCCACTATCCTCGCCCAGACCTCCACCCCCCCGGATCCCACAACCCCACCCGCTTCGCCCACAACACCCACCGATCCCACTACTCCTCCGACCAGTCCAACCACGCCACCCACCACACCAACTACGCCGCCCACCACGCCTCCTGCATCCACTGATCCTACCAGCAGCACTCCCGCTTCTTCCACTGCCTCCACCACCGCTGCTCCATCAAGCGGAGGAACCAAGAAGAAGCATGTTTTCAGGTCAAGGTGCAGGAGAAACCGCCCCGGAAGGAAGACAATATCGCACCGCAGGGGATCCCGCGGACGCAGGTCTTCCCGGAACTAA